The Arachis ipaensis cultivar K30076 chromosome B05, Araip1.1, whole genome shotgun sequence nucleotide sequence TCTCGAACACGACAACTTGCACTCAATCATCATCTAAATTTGATTAtgcatcaatgataatttcctcATCCGTTTCAGAACCATCAAGGCTCACAGccgcaattaattccaattatctAGAATCATTATCTGCATAAGCTCACTAAACTTTTAAGTACTCAAAGCATAAAGTATTTCTAATCATACTCCACTTTTCCTTATTATTACCATACTATGCTAACGCTTTAGCAAGCTTCCACTATGCCACTTTGATTTCTCGTCAAGTATTAGTTCCATCACTTATTTCCTCAAGTACTAAACCACCACTTAACTTGACCGACAATTCAAATCAACGTTTCCAAATCCATCATTTAGGACCATCccttatctatttaaatcaaaggaactaaAAGTCACGGGTTCAATCCGTTTCACCAAAAATCCAGAAATCAACCAACTACATAACAAACGCAACAAATCATTCTCAACAAAAAGTCATTTACATCACAGAcatttatccatttgtattaaggcaattacctcaatcttactgttgcaatcggcccgcatcctgactctctccttgttggcaatttcttgatacatgccctggtaacccgcacttgtaacatacacctaACCCCAATCGGCACGACCTATTTGGGTGATAACTTCCACATCTCTGACAGCTTGAAACATTAGAAACAGCCGTTGCCCGTTTTCCCTTACCGTTCCTTTGGGACTCCTCACACGTCGCAAAGTTATTTTGTCCTTGGGGAAAGCGTTGTACATATCCTCTCTCCTTAAACTCTCGACCCCTTGGTGTGCATCCTTCGTTGTGCTCTCTATGACTTCCTTTCTCTGCAACCCTCCTTTTCACACATTCTTCAGCAATTTTGCTCTTATTCACCAACTCTGAAAAAGttcggatctccattggtcccaccgaacttaagatgtcgctccggagtcctccttcatacttaatgcatttccattcctcgaAATCTCCCGGAGCTCCCTGACACATGcgggaaaacctgaatagctcctcaaatttgtctgtatactcagatacggacatagcaccttgcttcagctgcagtaactccaattccttggctgtcctggcagaatttggaaagtacttcttatagaattccacctggaaggcatcccaagtgataggatcattcccctgttgcaggagacgtcgagccccttgccaccaatgcgatgcttctcccgtgagcagataggtagcaaattcaacacactgctcttcaggcaccaactacgcttgcagtgctcgctctatggcctgaaaccaagtatcagcttcagtcggattggtggttcccttgaacttaggtggattaacctttaagaaggttgccagtgtcatcgggccctgagttTCCCTTCtgccattgccattattgtttatctgttgcccaagagcctccgcagtggcctgcatagcagcagccatattctccaacgccACCATAAGGTTTACTGGGTTATTCGGGTTGATTTCCGATTCCTGCGTATTAGTACGATCTCTCTCACGTCCCCGACcgggtccacgaggcgccatctagttcctatacacaccaaacaatcgatatcaagttgatcagtctcaatatcgaaagtatagtgcttcaaagtaccaaaggtacactcatggacttcatgctagatgtatcggttagataccctaactagcacaggcacagactcagagtatgcattgaagcataagcattTCCATCCcttaggctcacgaggacgaactgctctgataccataatgtaacaccctaatattcaaatccttatgctcgagtcataagtcaatgatattacggtggtacgactctcaggtgaatttttaatatataaaagtaggtaatttcgaaaggagtattaatcgagaagcctgaaaagagtagaaataaaatcgcgaagacgtatcactcacgtttcgacaacaaaagataaaccgtgaagccaaAAGCGATATACgaacaaggcgtagaggagattaagaggtaGATACAGATAGAtacatataacataagtaaatagccactagtcgcgacccgcgaagtttaggccggctagggtacagtatgaaagtagttgacaacagtatatcctaatctctcccgaaggaaacatgagagcctctataggcaaattcaaaagagttcaatacataatataatcttttcaaaacaaaggtggagagattctaagcaaaacacaaagtagagaaaataaagatcttcgccgtctctcagacgacccacaactcacttctgagcacctggacctgtatctgaaaaacaagagatatatacagaataagaaccccgggcccatgggttcccagtacggtaaaagtgccaaataaatacaatgcactgcaataaaaactcactaaacaTCCTAAACTCCTTCACCAATTATCCATCCTAGGtcctcgctaatccatgaataggcaactgtcataagggagtgctaaatctaattcatgtttcacatgtttcccaactcgctgactcttctacgaatcagactcagaatcataagcaaaaccatcaccagttgttctacCTCAACAATtatatatcaatacatcataccttcacctggagctagtgaaaccacatcactgcgtctacccagggagttcaaattatctcattcaatgatcatcatcatgcaatcgcatcgtCGATTCATCTCAATAAGAACAGCCCTCAacatccaccgacaccagcatgagggccTCCCAGttatacaaacacaagcaatacaggcaagtaatacacaaataaggtacaagtagaacaagtagcacataatcaggtaacatagcatatgtGATGttgaaatccaaaacaaataggcaaacccaaacaattcaaacatatgcaaatgatgaatgcctaccctatggctgatgatatcatctgtcggttatatagccaacccgacatgtcctggtagctaaccattggacagaaacaccccttgcggagcaagtaggtttgagctacaacccccttgctactgcccgctcaacccagagccagtgaaatAACCACTActacggctactacccaggcgggtgtttaaaagctcaacctggagcgagtggattcaccactactgtcgctactacccaggcatcacaatctctgacttggagcaagtgggacgaaccacaacccttgctactgcccaggatctcaaaacatataTTCGTTCAGTTTAAAagcaatcatcattgttatcaaatctcaaacattaacctggagcaagcgggatgaaccaccacccttactactacccaggtatcacaaatacacatttattcaaaactccataattaaattcatttatcataaacatcctttcccgtctcatacccggagcaagtggacaacgccactgcctactacccggggtcacacatcacatttcaacattttccattattatccatttaacacattcattcattaatcatatatgcttttatactcagccataaccaataatggctttgccataacccggcaataactcagccatccgactcatggttcaatcaagaaccagccattcatcaataaatatagcccttcggctcatggcatacacggtacttccaccgtcatcctccatatctcatataatcatctttgatcatcattgatcataactttttcccttgcttcactcgcaagttaccacattccctAGCTCCTTTCttattgctaggcatatcataatgatttaatacataaggggtgagatcggaggcttaaaagcatgagatttggcttttaaaactcaaaaatcaactttagcatgaaaacagggccacgtgtacgcgcactccacgcgcacgcgtggatagccaCAAAACTAATTGACGCGCgaattgaaaaatagccaaacggcgCGTAtgcgtcggccacgcgtacgcgtgggtgcacttgcgccccaggcacaaaactggcacaactctggcacaactctcgggaaaatggctgggcatttggtgcagcgcatcgacgcgcccgcgcacaccacgcgcacgcgtggatggtgccttctagaagaacgacgcgtacgcgccaaattgtaaggcccacatcggttggagaggggaacgaagcatgccttataagggtgtggatacctctccctagtatgatgcattttgacgagtgagtgtggggggctttggccatcatccctatcgtcaaaggcaaaaccgtgaggccttgtgtgccaaagcggacaatatcgtgctagcgggtggtctaggctgttacagatggtatcagagccagaacccggatcgatgtgccagcgagggcgctggactcccttagggagatggattgtaaggcccacatcggttggagaggggaacgaagcatgccttataagggtgtggatacctctctctagtatgacgcgttttgacaagtgagtgtggggggctttggccatcatccctatcgtcaaaggcaaaaccgtgaggccttgtgtgccaaagcggacaatatcgtgctagcgggtggtctgggctgttacagtaTGCCATATATCTGCACCCATATATCCATTATATCATGATTCATCTCAAATATGGACTCACCTTTTGACCATTCTTATAGGTTCATCAACTGACCTTTAATGCACCAGTGATCTCCTTTGAGGATTTGTCTCCCTCTCCCAATATCCTTGAAGCTAAACAACATGTTCCTGCCCACTTCCGTAATGGCGAGTCCTTTAGGGTTGCCCCATATATCAGTAATGGCATTCTTATATGCTTTGAGATTCATCTCtttttgatatatgatttttccAACCAAGTTGAGGCAATCATCATTAAAGCCTTGTTGCTCCAGTTTTTGGATCCGTATAGTTTTATCTTCAATAGACTTCATTTCATATGTTGCCATGATCTTTGCACTTTTTTATTCTGATAGCTTAGGCTAATGTATATCCTGTTGGTTTGTTTTTTCGAGATTAAAATGTCTGTGAGACAGGTTTGTATGATGTTTGAGTAAATAAGAGTGAAATACAactttctaataaaaaaaaaaaatttgtttcagAGAACTCTCATTTTATGAGAGACGCTCTCAGTAGAAAGAATTTTGGGAGCTTATTTCTTAACTCTAAAGAAGTTGAGGTCATAAGTTAATGGACCTGAAAGAAGtccacaaaaattttttttaatgttattGTGAAAAATGATAATGTAGAGGTTATTCAAAGTCAGGTCTCATAGAAATTAGTACAATTAAGATAAATAATTTATTCTCATGTAAAGAGAACTAAAAATGAGATTGTTCATGAATTAGCTCAAATGGCTCTAACCAGTCTGCGAATGAGTATGGATGGAAGACGCCGCAACTAAAATTTGTAATCTTGTGCTGTTGGACACCATTAGTCTTATTCAATTCGTGAAAGAATGTTACCTATTTATAccgtcaaaaaaaataaaaaagatattcaTTGTATAAAATTCCCTCATTAGTCAACTTATTACATTCAACCAGATCAacaaatatcattttttttttcttttgcctaTAGCTAAAGACAATATCTTAGGCAATTAGGTTCCTCTAACAAATAGCATATAACACCTGATCATATCATACGTAACATTAAAGAAAATACAATCCAAAAACATAAATCTAAACTACATATATAATATAGTATCGAATTCTCTCTATGAAGGATACCCCCCTTCAAATTCCAGCTTCCAAAATGCAAGAATAGGATGATCCAATTTAAGCCACTGCCGGCATGTCCTTGAGCCATGAATCTAGTGGCTTTCCAACAGAATAAACAATGAATCCAATTTCCCTGAGCTTGTTAGCATCAACAACATTCCTTCCATCAAAAACAAATGCAGGCTTCTGCATGCTATCATAGACTTTCTTGTAATCAAGCTTCTTGAACTCGTCCCATTCGGTGAGAATGCAAATTCCATGTGCATCCTTAATTGCTTCATACGCATCCCAAACCACAGTCACTTGCTTGTTGTTGGTAGGACTAAGTGGTTGGAGATGTGCAGGGTGGTCCCAGTCGAATTTCTTCATCGAAAGATCCCTTATGATCTGGTCTTCAGTTACCTGCGGATCAAATATGCTCAGCTTTGCCTTGTCGCCCAACAAGCCCTTGCACACATCGATCGCCGGGGTCTCCCTGGTGTCACCAGTGTCCTTCTTGAAGGCAAAGCCTAGAATGGCAATCTTCTTCCCGGAGACAGTGTTGAACATCGAGGAAACAACTCGGTTCACGAACCGTGTTTTCTGGTAGTCGTTAACCTTGATCACCTGTTTCCAGTAGTTCGCTACCTCCGGAAGGCCGTTGCACTCGCAGATATAGACCAAGTTCAGTATATCCTTCTGGAAGCAAGAGCCGCCGAAGCCAACACTGGCATTCAAGAACTTTGGTCCAACTCTAGAGTCTGTCCCTATGGCATGGGACACCTGGGTGACATCTGCGCCGGTGGCCTCGCAGAGCGCAGAGATAGCGTTCACTGAGGAGATCCTTTgggccaagaaagcattggcTGCGAGCTTCGAAAGCTCAGCAGACCACAAGTTGGTGCAGAGAATTCGCTCCACAGGAACCCAATGAGCATACACATCCCTCAAAGCATGAATGGCCTTTTGGCCTTCCGGAGTCTCCCTGCCTCCGATAAGGACTCGATCCGGATTGAAAAGGTCTTTAATAGCGGTACCCTCGGCGAGGAACTCAGGGTTGGACAGGATTGTGAAGTTGATCCCTTTCCTGTTATGAGTTAGAATCCTCTCAATTGCCTCAGCTGTTTTAACAGGGACAGTTGATTTCTCAACCACGATTTTGTCTGATTTTGATACATCGGCAATCATCCGAGCCGCACTCTCCCAATAAGTCAGATCAGCTGCCTTGCCAGCTCCGAGACCCTGAGTCTTGGTCGGGGTGTTCACAGAGACAAATACTATGTCGGACTCGGCTACATGTTTCTCTACATCAACGCTGAAGAAGAGGTTCCTTCCTCTGCACTCCTTCACCACTTCATCAAGGCCAGGCTCATAGATTGGGAGGTGCTCGCTGTTCCAGGCATTGATTCTCGGTGCGGCGATGTCCACGACGGCTACCTGGATCTCAGGGCATTTGAGGGCAATAACTGCCATGGTTGGCCCACCAACGTATCCAGCACCAATGCAACAAATCTTCaccatttttgttttcttttcagtCCTCCTGCCTCCGCAGAACCCTGCATCACACACATGACCAAAACCAAAACACAATATCAAAATCAGTACAGAACAAATTGCAAATTCACTCTCAAAATGTTTGAACAAGGTAAACAAATTGTACGATCAAAAGTTAAAGATGTAATACATGAATAACACAAGAACACGCTAAACGAGATCTGTAACTGTCATTTTGAAACATGGAATTTAGATCCAGATGAGAGTTGcattagaaaaatacaaaaatatatgaaatgaagttaaattaaaattatttaaacaaAA carries:
- the LOC107643688 gene encoding UDP-glucose 6-dehydrogenase 4, with the protein product MVKICCIGAGYVGGPTMAVIALKCPEIQVAVVDIAAPRINAWNSEHLPIYEPGLDEVVKECRGRNLFFSVDVEKHVAESDIVFVSVNTPTKTQGLGAGKAADLTYWESAARMIADVSKSDKIVVEKSTVPVKTAEAIERILTHNRKGINFTILSNPEFLAEGTAIKDLFNPDRVLIGGRETPEGQKAIHALRDVYAHWVPVERILCTNLWSAELSKLAANAFLAQRISSVNAISALCEATGADVTQVSHAIGTDSRVGPKFLNASVGFGGSCFQKDILNLVYICECNGLPEVANYWKQVIKVNDYQKTRFVNRVVSSMFNTVSGKKIAILGFAFKKDTGDTRETPAIDVCKGLLGDKAKLSIFDPQVTEDQIIRDLSMKKFDWDHPAHLQPLSPTNNKQVTVVWDAYEAIKDAHGICILTEWDEFKKLDYKKVYDSMQKPAFVFDGRNVVDANKLREIGFIVYSVGKPLDSWLKDMPAVA